In Scleropages formosus chromosome 20, fSclFor1.1, whole genome shotgun sequence, a single window of DNA contains:
- the neurod2 gene encoding neurogenic differentiation factor 2: MLTRLFSDPSLLPEVHKYSGWVDDSGSEDSKTREEEHERCRLGLDDLEDADLRGGGSGSRAQSEIAAEDEDEDEEEEEEDGDGDGADGAVEEAEGGDEAEGHRPRKRGPKKREMTKARVERSKVRRQKANARERTRMHDLNSALDNLRKVVPCYSKTQKLSKIETLRLAKNYIWALSEILRNGKRPDVVSYVQTLCKGLSQPTTNLVAGCLQLSSRNFLTAEHQCQDSGGGGRFHGAGAPFSVHPYSYHHQHQCPRLSGPACQPSSSAHPAALRNHVGYCSTYEPVYPAGGSPEYSSPAEYEAAGTLSPPVCVNGTFSGKQQDCGSPDADKPGYHYSVHYPAAPGSRAPPGHGLVLGSSGLRGGVHAPEGALPYHDMHAHHERTPGVYDELNAFFHN, translated from the coding sequence ATGCTGACGAGGCTATTCAGTGACCCCTCTCTGCTCCCCGAGGTGCACAAGTACTCGGGATGGGTGGACGACAGTGGCAGCGAGGACTCCAAGACCAGAGAGGAGGAGCACGAGCGCTGCAGACTGGGCCTCGACGACTTGGAGGACGCCGATCTGAGAGGGGGGGGCAGCGGCAGCCGCGCGCAGTCGGAAATAGCCgccgaggacgaggacgaggacgaggaggaggaggaggaggacggggacggggacggggcgGACGGGGCGGTGGAAGAGGCGGAGGGGGGCGACGAGGCCGAGGGGCACAGACCCAGAAAGCGCGGGCCGAAGAAGCGCGAGATGACGAAGGCGCGCGTGGAGCGCTCCAAGGTGCGCCGGCAGAAGGCGAACGCGCGCGAGCGCACGCGCATGCACGACCTGAACTCGGCGCTCGACAACCTGCGCAAGGTGGTGCCCTGCTACTCCAAGACGCAGAAACTCTCCAAGATCGAGACGCTGCGACTCGCCAAGAACTACATCTGGGCGCTTTCCGAGATCCTGCGCAACGGCAAGAGGCCCGACGTGGTGTCCTACGTGCAGACGCTGTGCAAAGGCCTCTCGCAGCCCACGACGAACCTCGTGGCCGGCTGTCTGCAGCTGAGCTCCAGGAACTTCTTGACGGCGGAGCACCAGTGCCAGGACTCGGGCGGGGGCGGGCGCTTCCACGGCGCCGGCGCCCCCTTCTCCGTGcacccctactcgtaccaccaccagcaccagtGCCCGCGCCTGTCGGGCCCCGCGTGTCAGCCGAGCTCCAGCGCGCACCCGGCGGCGCTGAGGAACCACGTCGGCTACTGCTCGACCTATGAGCCCGTGTACCCCGCGGGGGGGTCGCCGGAGTACAGCAGCCCGGCCGAGTACGAAGCTGCAGGGACCCTCAGCCCCCCCGTGTGCGTCAACGGCACCTTCTCTGGGAAGCAGCAGGACTGCGGCTCTCCGGACGCGGACAAGCCGGGCTACCACTACTCCGTGCACTACCCGGCCGCGCCCGGCTCCAGAGCGCCCCCCGGACACGGCCTGGTGTTGGGCTCGTCGGGGCTGCGCGGCGGGGTGCACGCGCCGGAGGGCGCGCTGCCTTACCATGACATGCACGCGCACCACGAGAGGACACCCGGCGTGTATGACGAACTGAACGCCTTTTTCCACAActga